One Maribacter cobaltidurans genomic window carries:
- a CDS encoding xanthine dehydrogenase family protein molybdopterin-binding subunit, with protein MTLVKTKIGRRSFIRTSALAGGGMMVGFSWLASCKMTPEEVNSLPKEWFDINGFLKIGDNGMVTIMSPNPEIGQNVKTAMPMIVADELDVDWKKVIVEQAPLNLEVFQRQLAGGSQSIRAGWEGLRMAGATARKMLKQAAAKAWEVPENEITTSNGMLYHEASNKSAGYGEMASAAVGVASPNDPPENIEVPEEVELKDIKDFTIIGTDRLNVDGPKIVTGKPLFGIDVQEEGMLTAMIIHPPAFGQTYKSMDVESIKSMPGIVDVFPVEVYPEGVEKQWSDGGGIAELVAVVGESTWQCMQAKKALKVEWESPSNLESTASYEEDLEKLIEAPVEAPARSDGDFNKAIKGAAKVIERTYSAPFLAHNTMEPMNFFANVTADKAEVKGPIQTPEFLEKTLSSVLGLPIDKIDVGMTRMGGGFGRRLYGHFGVEAAVISKKVQAPVKLVYTREDDMTQGTYRPAYKVRFKAGLDKDNNLIAWSVKGVGTNDDLVFENRFPAGAVDNYLAEKTSLQTKITTGAWRAPRSNFMAGAEQSFMDEVAELAGKDPIEFRLELFDRAIKDPVGPPEKNDYDPERYAGVLKLAKEKSNWGNTNDGKARGVSAYYCHNSYVAQVLDLTMDGNKPMVDKVVCAVDCGIVINPISAKNQIEGGIIDGIGHATYSQMTFEDGVPQQQNFDSYHLIRNSEAPKQIESYFVDNGIDPTGLGEPSLPPVIGALANAMYKATGKRVYNQPFILEKEIVG; from the coding sequence ATGACACTCGTAAAAACAAAAATAGGAAGACGATCTTTTATAAGAACTTCGGCACTTGCCGGTGGGGGTATGATGGTGGGTTTTAGTTGGCTCGCCTCTTGTAAAATGACCCCTGAAGAAGTAAATAGCCTTCCCAAGGAATGGTTTGACATAAATGGCTTTCTGAAAATAGGTGATAACGGCATGGTAACCATCATGTCCCCAAACCCAGAAATTGGCCAAAACGTAAAAACGGCTATGCCGATGATCGTGGCTGACGAATTGGACGTGGATTGGAAAAAAGTCATTGTTGAGCAGGCTCCTTTAAACCTGGAAGTCTTCCAACGTCAATTGGCAGGTGGAAGTCAATCCATTAGAGCGGGCTGGGAAGGATTACGAATGGCTGGTGCTACAGCAAGAAAAATGTTGAAACAGGCAGCTGCCAAGGCTTGGGAGGTTCCAGAGAATGAAATTACTACTTCCAATGGCATGCTTTACCATGAAGCCAGCAACAAGTCCGCTGGATATGGGGAAATGGCATCTGCAGCAGTGGGCGTAGCTTCTCCCAATGACCCACCGGAAAATATTGAAGTTCCGGAAGAAGTGGAATTAAAGGATATTAAAGATTTTACAATAATAGGTACGGACAGATTAAATGTGGACGGACCAAAAATAGTTACAGGAAAACCATTGTTCGGAATCGATGTTCAAGAAGAAGGCATGTTAACTGCTATGATCATACATCCTCCGGCGTTTGGACAGACGTATAAATCCATGGATGTGGAGTCCATTAAATCCATGCCGGGAATCGTAGATGTATTTCCAGTGGAAGTATATCCGGAAGGCGTTGAAAAACAATGGTCCGATGGTGGCGGAATCGCAGAATTAGTGGCCGTTGTCGGAGAAAGTACCTGGCAATGTATGCAGGCCAAAAAAGCGTTGAAGGTAGAATGGGAAAGCCCGTCCAACTTGGAAAGCACGGCATCCTACGAAGAAGACCTCGAGAAACTGATAGAGGCTCCAGTTGAGGCACCTGCTAGAAGCGACGGTGATTTCAATAAGGCTATTAAAGGAGCTGCAAAGGTTATAGAACGTACGTATAGTGCTCCATTCCTGGCGCACAATACTATGGAACCCATGAACTTTTTTGCCAACGTAACAGCGGACAAGGCAGAAGTTAAGGGCCCTATACAGACTCCTGAGTTTTTGGAAAAGACCTTATCCTCCGTGTTAGGATTGCCCATTGATAAAATAGATGTTGGCATGACCCGTATGGGTGGTGGATTTGGACGTAGGCTCTACGGGCACTTTGGTGTAGAGGCGGCCGTTATTTCCAAAAAAGTGCAGGCTCCAGTCAAATTGGTTTATACCCGCGAGGACGACATGACCCAAGGAACCTACCGCCCTGCCTACAAAGTGAGGTTTAAAGCAGGGTTGGACAAGGACAACAATCTAATAGCTTGGTCCGTGAAGGGAGTTGGAACCAATGATGATTTAGTTTTTGAAAATAGATTCCCCGCGGGAGCTGTAGATAATTATTTGGCCGAAAAGACCAGCCTACAGACCAAAATTACAACAGGGGCTTGGAGAGCACCTAGATCCAACTTTATGGCCGGTGCGGAGCAGTCCTTTATGGACGAGGTAGCCGAATTGGCTGGTAAAGATCCTATCGAATTCCGATTGGAATTGTTTGACAGGGCCATAAAAGATCCCGTTGGCCCTCCTGAGAAAAACGATTATGATCCAGAACGCTATGCGGGAGTATTAAAACTTGCCAAGGAAAAATCTAATTGGGGCAATACTAATGACGGAAAAGCAAGGGGAGTTTCGGCATATTACTGCCACAACTCCTATGTAGCCCAGGTATTGGATCTTACCATGGACGGTAACAAACCTATGGTAGACAAGGTTGTCTGTGCTGTTGATTGCGGAATCGTAATCAATCCGATAAGTGCCAAAAACCAGATTGAAGGGGGTATCATAGACGGTATTGGACATGCTACTTATTCTCAAATGACCTTTGAGGACGGGGTTCCGCAGCAGCAGAACTTCGACTCCTATCATTTAATTAGAAATAGCGAAGCGCCCAAACAGATAGAATCCTATTTTGTGGACAACGGTATAGACCCTACCGGACTGGGAGAACCTTCGTTGCCACCGGTCATCGGGGCATTGGCGAATGCCATGTACAAGGCTACCGGAAAACGTGTCTACAATCAACCCTTTATTCTTGAAAAGGAAATAGTGGGATAG
- a CDS encoding xanthine dehydrogenase family protein molybdopterin-binding subunit: MTHIKTKLGRRAFIKNTSLAGGGLVLGFSWLNSCKPKGAEAVAMELEMPKEWYEINGYLKIGDNGVVTIMSPNPEIGQNVRTSMPMIVADELEVDWKNVVVEQAPLNTNLYSWQVAGGSRSISSSWQNLRMAGATARHMLKEAAAKAWQVPVEEITAIEGVLSHEASGNSAGYGEMASAAASLEVPEEIELKEIADFSIIGTSRKNVDGKKIVTGQPLFGLDVQREGMLIASLVHPPAFGMKLKSFDAESVKKMPGIHDVFSIKLYDEDYKKNTFHFTAFNELIAVVGESTWQVFQAKKALNAEWENASDITETVTMFGNDMEVTFPAGMEDSETHTTKLKELVTSKGKVTRKDGDPETAFKNAAKIIERSYSCPFLAHNTMEPMNFFAHVTEDHAELLGPTQTPEWMEPAVSEVLGLPLESIDIQMTRQGGGFGRRLYGHFMVETALISKKMKAPVKLVYSREDDMTQGIYRPAYYATYRAALDEDNNLIAFHVKGGGIPESPVFANRFPAGAIDNYLAEDFTLDSNITTGAFRAPRSNFIAGAEQSFLDELAEEMGKDPIDFRLELLKRAQENPVGEKESNDYDAARYAGVLELVKEKANWGQSEAGVHRGVSAYFCHDSYVAQVLDMVMENNKPIVQKVTAAIDCGIVVNPDAASNLSEGGAIDGIGHAMYSGLTFKDGTPEQNNFDRYRLIRHSEAPKSIETHFVKNDIDPTGMGEPPFPPIMGALANALYKATGRRHYHQPFITDKPPLVG; this comes from the coding sequence ATGACCCATATCAAAACAAAACTAGGAAGACGCGCATTTATAAAAAACACCAGTCTTGCGGGAGGTGGACTGGTTCTTGGATTTAGTTGGCTAAATTCCTGTAAACCTAAAGGTGCGGAAGCCGTGGCCATGGAATTGGAAATGCCCAAGGAATGGTATGAAATCAATGGATATTTAAAAATTGGGGATAATGGGGTCGTTACGATTATGTCCCCCAATCCTGAAATCGGACAAAACGTTCGAACCTCTATGCCCATGATTGTGGCAGATGAACTGGAAGTGGATTGGAAAAATGTGGTCGTTGAGCAAGCTCCCCTAAATACAAATCTGTACAGTTGGCAGGTGGCCGGTGGCAGTAGATCAATAAGCAGCTCTTGGCAAAATCTACGTATGGCAGGAGCAACGGCACGGCATATGTTAAAAGAGGCAGCGGCCAAGGCTTGGCAGGTGCCCGTTGAGGAAATCACTGCAATTGAAGGTGTACTTTCGCACGAGGCAAGCGGCAATTCCGCCGGATATGGCGAAATGGCATCGGCTGCGGCGAGCTTGGAAGTACCCGAAGAAATAGAATTAAAAGAGATTGCGGATTTTTCCATTATCGGAACATCACGTAAAAATGTGGATGGTAAAAAAATAGTAACGGGCCAACCCCTATTTGGATTGGACGTACAGCGGGAAGGTATGTTGATCGCCTCATTGGTTCATCCGCCTGCCTTTGGCATGAAACTAAAATCCTTTGATGCAGAGTCTGTCAAAAAAATGCCGGGGATTCACGATGTTTTTTCCATCAAACTATACGATGAAGATTACAAAAAAAACACCTTTCACTTTACGGCCTTCAATGAGTTGATTGCGGTGGTAGGGGAAAGTACTTGGCAGGTATTTCAGGCCAAGAAGGCCTTGAATGCCGAATGGGAAAACGCTTCCGATATTACAGAAACCGTTACCATGTTCGGCAATGATATGGAAGTTACCTTTCCCGCAGGTATGGAAGATTCGGAAACCCATACCACCAAATTAAAGGAACTGGTAACTTCAAAAGGAAAGGTAACACGCAAAGATGGTGACCCTGAAACCGCTTTTAAAAATGCCGCCAAAATTATTGAGCGGAGTTATAGTTGTCCGTTTTTGGCGCACAATACCATGGAACCCATGAATTTCTTTGCCCATGTAACGGAAGACCATGCGGAATTATTAGGTCCTACACAAACACCAGAATGGATGGAACCCGCTGTTTCCGAAGTTTTGGGATTACCGTTGGAGAGCATCGATATACAAATGACGCGACAAGGAGGAGGTTTTGGCCGAAGGTTGTACGGTCACTTTATGGTGGAAACCGCCTTGATATCCAAAAAAATGAAAGCTCCCGTAAAATTGGTCTATAGCCGGGAAGATGATATGACGCAAGGGATTTATCGCCCTGCTTATTATGCCACCTACCGTGCAGCTTTAGACGAGGATAACAATTTGATAGCCTTTCATGTAAAGGGCGGGGGAATTCCGGAAAGTCCAGTATTCGCCAATCGGTTCCCTGCCGGAGCCATTGACAATTATTTAGCTGAAGACTTTACCCTTGATTCCAACATTACCACCGGTGCATTTAGAGCGCCACGCTCCAATTTTATCGCCGGGGCGGAACAGTCCTTTTTAGATGAACTGGCCGAGGAAATGGGCAAGGACCCCATCGATTTCAGATTGGAACTACTAAAACGTGCCCAAGAGAACCCAGTCGGGGAAAAGGAATCCAATGATTATGACGCGGCCCGATATGCAGGCGTGCTGGAATTGGTGAAGGAAAAAGCGAATTGGGGCCAATCCGAAGCGGGAGTCCACAGAGGGGTTTCAGCCTATTTCTGCCACGACAGTTACGTTGCCCAAGTATTGGATATGGTTATGGAAAATAACAAACCCATCGTTCAAAAAGTTACGGCTGCCATCGATTGTGGCATTGTTGTAAATCCGGATGCGGCATCGAACCTATCTGAAGGGGGAGCTATTGACGGAATTGGCCATGCTATGTATAGTGGCCTTACCTTTAAAGATGGCACTCCAGAACAGAACAACTTTGACCGATATCGATTGATTCGGCATAGCGAAGCACCAAAATCCATTGAAACGCACTTTGTGAAAAATGACATAGACCCAACGGGAATGGGCGAACCGCCATTTCCGCCAATCATGGGGGCCTTGGCGAATGCATTGTATAAGGCCACGGGCAGAAGACATTATCATCAACCCTTTATAACGGACAAACCGCCATTGGTGGGATAA
- the cysD gene encoding sulfate adenylyltransferase subunit CysD, with translation MEVKELEVPTEIGENTAHINALENEAIYILREVAAQFEKPVLLFSGGKDSITLVRLAQKAFWPAKIPFPLMHIDTGHNFPETIEFRDRLVKEMGLELIVRNVQDSIDQGKVKEESGRYSSRNSLQTTTLLDAIEEFKFDACIGGARRDEEKARAKERIFSVRDDFGQWDERNQRPELFDMLNGQIELGQNVRVFPISNWTELDVWSYIKYEGIEIPSIYFAHKRKTFLRDGMIWSAEDGIVFRDEDEVVEERMVRFRTVGDMSCTAAVLSDAISIDKVVAEIRDSSISERGARIDDKRSEAAMEKRKQQGYF, from the coding sequence ATGGAAGTAAAAGAATTGGAAGTACCAACGGAAATCGGTGAGAATACCGCCCATATCAATGCCCTAGAGAACGAGGCCATTTATATTTTGAGGGAGGTAGCTGCACAATTTGAAAAACCGGTTTTATTGTTTTCGGGAGGAAAGGACTCGATTACTTTGGTAAGGTTGGCCCAAAAGGCCTTCTGGCCCGCTAAAATTCCCTTTCCCTTGATGCATATTGATACTGGGCATAATTTTCCAGAGACTATAGAATTTAGAGATCGCTTGGTGAAGGAAATGGGATTGGAACTTATCGTAAGGAATGTCCAGGACTCTATTGACCAAGGAAAGGTCAAGGAAGAGTCTGGAAGATATTCCAGTAGAAACAGTTTGCAGACAACGACGCTATTGGATGCCATTGAAGAGTTTAAGTTCGATGCTTGTATCGGAGGTGCCCGTAGGGATGAGGAAAAAGCAAGGGCCAAGGAAAGGATATTTTCTGTTCGTGACGATTTTGGACAATGGGACGAAAGAAACCAAAGACCGGAATTGTTCGATATGTTAAATGGTCAGATCGAGTTGGGTCAGAACGTACGTGTTTTCCCTATTTCCAACTGGACGGAGCTGGATGTTTGGTCCTATATAAAGTATGAAGGAATAGAAATTCCTTCCATCTATTTTGCACATAAGCGTAAGACCTTTCTTAGGGACGGTATGATATGGTCTGCCGAGGATGGAATTGTATTCAGGGACGAGGATGAGGTCGTGGAAGAACGGATGGTTCGTTTTAGAACGGTAGGGGATATGTCCTGTACGGCAGCAGTTCTTTCGGATGCCATTAGTATAGATAAGGTGGTAGCCGAAATTAGGGATTCGTCCATTTCAGAACGTGGTGCCCGTATAGACGACAAACGTTCCGAAGCCGCCATGGAAAAAAGAAAACAACAAGGATATTTTTAA
- a CDS encoding RrF2 family transcriptional regulator, translating to MLSKKTKYGLKALAYLGNQKDRKPVQISEIAEHENISQKFLESILLSLRKSGFLSSKKGKGGGYYLLKNPDQIYMTDVMRVLEGPIAMVPCVSLNFYESCDDCPDERTCSVHKLMLQVRDSALAVYRNNTLQDILCNQP from the coding sequence ATGCTCTCCAAAAAGACAAAATATGGACTAAAGGCATTGGCCTATTTGGGTAACCAAAAGGATCGAAAGCCGGTTCAGATTTCTGAAATTGCGGAGCATGAGAATATCTCCCAAAAGTTTTTGGAAAGTATTTTATTAAGTCTTCGCAAGTCGGGTTTCCTGAGTTCCAAAAAGGGTAAGGGTGGGGGATATTATCTTTTAAAGAATCCAGACCAAATATACATGACCGATGTTATGCGGGTACTGGAAGGGCCCATTGCCATGGTACCCTGTGTAAGCCTTAATTTTTACGAAAGCTGTGATGATTGCCCGGATGAAAGGACATGCTCCGTCCACAAATTGATGCTCCAAGTTAGGGACAGTGCCTTGGCGGTATACCGAAACAATACTTTGCAGGATATTCTTTGCAATCAACCCTAA
- a CDS encoding xanthine dehydrogenase family protein molybdopterin-binding subunit, producing the protein MTTVKTKIGRRSFIKSSALAGGGMVLGFNWLASCKMSAEEVNQLPKEWFKINGYLRIADNGQVTILSPNPEGGQNVKTSMPMIVADELGVDWKDVIVEQAPLDTNAFSFQFLGGSQSIRRGWEGLRMAGASAKAMLIAATAQDWQVPSEEISARNGILTHTGSDKSASYGEMASAAATMKVPDEVQLKDIKDFTIIGTSQKNVDGHKIVTGKPLFGVDTYKEGMLTAMIVHPPAFGLKLKSIDDSEAKKMPGIKDVFTIKVFNDDYEKAFFDTRTFNEVAVVVGNSTWEVMQAKKALKIECEPIESTTESRDRFGRKWKEHTPSGLESTKKHYAEMVAMTAKNATVKRRDGEPEKAFKNAAKIIEANYTAPFLAHNCMEPMNFFAHVTDEKAELIGPLQKPELTEQTLSARFGMPVENIDIQMTRLGGGYGRRSYAHWLVEAALISQKMKAPVKLVYSREDDMTDGIYRPSYSATYRAALDADNNLIAFHVKTGGIPQSPLHENRFPAGAVENYLAEDWTINSNLTVGSFRAPSSNFMAAAEQSFLDEVSEAAGKDPIDFRLELLERAEKNPVGENNDYDPERYAGVLKLVKEKSGWANTEDGLSRGVAAYFCHNSYAAQVLDLKWENNKPTIEKVTCAVDCGIVVNPDAATNLAEGGIVDGIGNALYGEITFKDGVPEQNNFDTYRMIRMSEAPKEIDVYFVDNEVSPTGLGEPTFPPIFAALANAIYKATGKRQYHQPFLRDREILG; encoded by the coding sequence GTGACTACCGTTAAAACCAAAATTGGACGTCGATCATTTATAAAAAGTAGCGCCTTGGCCGGCGGTGGAATGGTACTGGGCTTTAACTGGTTAGCTTCGTGCAAAATGTCAGCGGAAGAAGTGAACCAACTACCCAAGGAATGGTTTAAAATCAACGGATATTTAAGAATAGCGGACAATGGTCAGGTGACCATTCTATCCCCAAATCCAGAAGGGGGCCAAAATGTAAAGACGTCTATGCCCATGATTGTTGCGGATGAACTGGGAGTTGATTGGAAAGATGTCATTGTTGAACAAGCACCCTTGGACACAAATGCCTTCTCATTTCAATTTTTGGGAGGAAGCCAATCCATTCGAAGAGGCTGGGAAGGGCTGCGTATGGCCGGAGCTTCGGCTAAGGCCATGTTGATTGCGGCTACGGCCCAAGATTGGCAAGTACCCTCAGAAGAAATTAGTGCACGTAATGGCATTTTAACACATACCGGAAGTGACAAAAGTGCTTCCTATGGGGAAATGGCCTCAGCTGCGGCAACAATGAAGGTACCGGATGAAGTGCAATTAAAGGACATCAAGGATTTTACCATTATTGGCACATCCCAAAAAAATGTGGACGGACACAAAATCGTTACCGGCAAACCCTTGTTTGGGGTAGATACCTATAAAGAAGGTATGCTGACCGCCATGATCGTACATCCGCCTGCATTCGGATTAAAATTAAAATCCATTGATGATAGCGAGGCCAAAAAAATGCCCGGTATCAAGGATGTCTTTACCATTAAGGTATTTAACGACGATTATGAGAAGGCCTTTTTTGATACAAGAACCTTCAACGAAGTGGCGGTTGTTGTTGGAAACTCCACTTGGGAGGTGATGCAGGCCAAAAAAGCATTGAAAATTGAATGTGAGCCCATAGAAAGTACGACAGAAAGTCGGGACCGCTTTGGTCGCAAATGGAAGGAACATACGCCTTCAGGTTTGGAGAGCACAAAGAAACACTATGCGGAAATGGTGGCCATGACGGCCAAAAATGCAACCGTAAAACGTAGAGACGGAGAACCCGAAAAAGCATTTAAGAATGCAGCCAAGATCATCGAAGCAAATTATACGGCTCCTTTCTTGGCCCATAATTGTATGGAGCCCATGAACTTCTTTGCCCATGTCACCGATGAAAAGGCAGAACTGATAGGGCCGCTTCAAAAACCCGAATTGACCGAGCAAACACTATCCGCACGTTTTGGCATGCCCGTAGAAAATATCGATATCCAAATGACCCGTTTGGGCGGGGGCTATGGCCGAAGGTCCTATGCCCACTGGTTGGTGGAGGCCGCCCTAATTTCCCAAAAAATGAAGGCGCCCGTAAAACTGGTCTATTCCCGTGAGGATGATATGACCGACGGTATTTACAGACCATCTTATAGCGCCACCTATAGAGCTGCATTGGATGCCGACAACAACCTCATCGCCTTTCATGTAAAAACAGGTGGAATTCCACAAAGCCCCTTGCATGAAAACCGTTTCCCCGCAGGTGCCGTGGAAAACTATTTGGCGGAAGATTGGACCATAAACAGTAATTTGACCGTAGGTTCCTTTAGGGCACCAAGTTCCAATTTTATGGCGGCTGCGGAGCAATCCTTCTTAGATGAAGTGTCCGAGGCCGCAGGCAAGGACCCAATTGATTTCCGGTTAGAGCTTTTGGAACGTGCAGAGAAAAATCCTGTTGGAGAAAACAACGACTATGATCCCGAACGCTATGCAGGGGTACTGAAACTGGTCAAGGAAAAATCCGGTTGGGCGAATACGGAGGACGGACTATCCCGAGGGGTAGCCGCCTATTTTTGTCATAATTCCTATGCCGCACAAGTGTTAGACCTAAAATGGGAGAATAATAAACCTACAATAGAAAAAGTAACCTGTGCCGTTGATTGTGGTATTGTTGTCAATCCCGATGCAGCGACCAATCTTGCGGAAGGTGGTATCGTTGACGGTATTGGAAATGCCCTGTACGGAGAAATCACCTTTAAGGATGGGGTGCCGGAACAAAACAATTTTGATACCTACAGAATGATTCGTATGAGCGAGGCACCTAAGGAAATTGACGTGTATTTTGTAGATAACGAGGTGAGTCCGACCGGATTGGGAGAGCCTACCTTCCCTCCCATTTTTGCCGCTTTGGCGAATGCCATATATAAAGCCACTGGAAAAAGGCAGTATCATCAGCCTTTTTTAAGGGACCGGGAAATTTTAGGATAA
- a CDS encoding (2Fe-2S)-binding protein — translation MAAFSLKINGAQHEIDVDPTTPMLWVLRDHLNMVGTKYGCGIAQCGACTVHLGDNAVRSCQLPVSSVGDQKITTIEGLSENGDHPVQEAWLEVDVPQCGYCQAGQIMTASALLKRNPNPSDDEIENAMNGNICRCGTYTRIKKAVKMAATTNQNS, via the coding sequence ATGGCAGCATTCTCATTAAAAATCAACGGAGCACAACATGAAATCGATGTTGACCCAACAACGCCCATGCTTTGGGTCCTTCGAGATCATTTAAACATGGTTGGAACCAAATACGGTTGCGGTATTGCACAATGCGGTGCCTGTACGGTACATCTTGGCGACAACGCCGTTCGATCTTGTCAGTTACCGGTATCATCCGTGGGCGACCAAAAAATTACCACTATAGAGGGCCTATCGGAAAATGGGGACCATCCGGTTCAAGAAGCTTGGCTGGAAGTAGACGTTCCTCAGTGTGGTTATTGCCAAGCGGGTCAGATTATGACGGCATCTGCTTTGCTCAAACGAAACCCTAACCCTTCTGACGATGAAATTGAAAATGCCATGAACGGAAATATTTGCCGTTGCGGTACATATACCCGAATTAAAAAAGCCGTAAAAATGGCTGCCACTACGAATCAAAACTCATAA
- a CDS encoding DUF2061 domain-containing protein encodes MIADQLVLDKKTTKTTYAEDKKSEKPIRSIAKAFSWRIIGTLDTLVISYILTGKISIAASIASIDFVTKMILYFFHERLWNLIKWGK; translated from the coding sequence ATGATTGCAGATCAACTTGTTTTAGATAAGAAAACCACAAAAACAACCTACGCGGAGGATAAAAAATCCGAAAAGCCGATACGAAGTATTGCCAAGGCATTTAGCTGGCGTATCATAGGAACTCTGGACACCCTCGTTATTTCATACATCCTTACGGGTAAGATTTCAATTGCGGCATCCATAGCCTCCATTGATTTTGTTACGAAAATGATTCTCTATTTTTTTCATGAAAGGTTGTGGAACTTAATAAAATGGGGCAAATAA
- a CDS encoding phosphoadenosine phosphosulfate reductase domain-containing protein, producing the protein MALTTSQIQQLNAQFKGIPPEEIISWAVKHGNTPVVTTNFRPYEVAILHAVSQVSQDIPVIWCDTGYNTPKTYKHAEELIERLQLNIKLYVPRQTSAHRDAIMGIPQIDDPRHEEFTKQVKLEPFARAMADFKPDVWFTNLRKGQTALRDSLDILSLSKDGVLKVSPFYHYSDTQLDTYLRKFDLPNEHNYFDPTKVLANRECGLHT; encoded by the coding sequence ATGGCATTAACAACATCTCAAATTCAACAATTGAACGCCCAATTCAAGGGTATACCACCAGAGGAAATCATCTCTTGGGCCGTGAAACACGGTAATACGCCAGTGGTTACTACCAATTTTAGGCCTTATGAAGTCGCTATTTTACATGCGGTATCGCAAGTAAGTCAGGATATTCCTGTGATTTGGTGCGATACGGGGTACAATACCCCAAAGACCTACAAACATGCGGAGGAGCTAATTGAAAGGTTACAGTTGAACATCAAACTATATGTTCCCAGACAGACCTCTGCCCATAGGGATGCCATAATGGGAATTCCACAAATAGATGATCCCCGACATGAGGAATTTACCAAGCAGGTGAAATTGGAACCTTTTGCCAGGGCCATGGCAGACTTTAAGCCGGATGTTTGGTTTACGAACTTGCGCAAAGGTCAGACAGCTTTGCGCGATAGTTTGGATATTTTAAGTTTGAGCAAGGACGGAGTGCTAAAAGTAAGTCCTTTCTATCATTATAGTGATACCCAATTAGATACCTATTTAAGGAAGTTCGATCTTCCCAATGAACATAACTATTTTGATCCCACCAAGGTTTTGGCCAATAGGGAGTGCGGATTGCATACATAA
- a CDS encoding (2Fe-2S)-binding protein, producing the protein MSKFSLKINGKTQEVDVDENTPMLWVLRDHLKLVGTKYGCGIAQCGACTVHLGDNAVRSCQIPVSSVGDQEITTIEGLSENGDHPVQQAWLEIDVPQCGYCQAGQIMSASALLKRNPVPSDTEIEAAMNGNICRCGTYTRIKKAIKTAASATENA; encoded by the coding sequence ATGTCAAAATTCAGCTTAAAAATAAACGGAAAGACTCAAGAGGTCGATGTGGACGAAAACACACCAATGCTTTGGGTACTTAGGGACCATCTCAAATTGGTGGGCACAAAATACGGATGCGGCATTGCTCAATGTGGGGCCTGTACCGTTCACCTAGGAGATAATGCCGTTCGTTCCTGTCAAATACCTGTTTCATCTGTTGGGGACCAAGAAATCACTACTATAGAAGGTTTGTCCGAAAATGGTGATCATCCAGTACAGCAGGCTTGGTTGGAAATTGATGTTCCCCAGTGTGGATATTGTCAAGCGGGTCAGATAATGAGTGCATCGGCCCTTTTGAAAAGAAATCCAGTACCCTCCGATACCGAAATAGAAGCCGCCATGAACGGAAACATCTGTAGATGTGGAACCTACACGCGCATTAAAAAAGCGATCAAGACGGCAGCATCTGCAACTGAAAATGCTTAA